The nucleotide sequence CCGGGAACGTCGGAACCAGGTGCCGGCCCCAGGTGCCGTTGATGAGAGCGGCGAAGGACGCGTACCAGGCGATCAGCGCGGTCAGGAACCCGAAGCCGCCGGCCCACTGGAACACTCCCGGGGACTGCATGAAGTTGGCGGCCGTGAACAGCGTGAAAGTGACCGTCGCGCACATGAACGCGGCCAGCAGTACGCCGCTGATACGGAGTGTCGCAACGGTCAGATACAGCGTGAGAACCGCCCAGGGGAGATTGAACAGTCCGTTGGCGATGTGAACCTGGTCGGGCGGCAGCCTGGGTTCAACGGCCATGCCGTACACGGCGTACGCGATCCAGAAAGCACCGTACGAGCTGAAGGCGGTGGCGCCGAAGGTGCTGCCCTGTCTGAACTCGACCCATCCGGCGATCAGCTGGATCACGCCGCCGAAGAACAGCGCGACGGGAAACACTGCCGGCGTCAGCGAGGGGTCGATGCCGACAT is from Streptomyces cadmiisoli and encodes:
- a CDS encoding acetate uptake transporter; translated protein: MAAPARPLPSPDAAPLGLAGFGTTTFMLSFFYVGIDPSLTPAVFPVALFFGGVIQLIAGWVEFRQGSTFGATAFSSYGAFWIAYAVYGMAVEPRLPPDQVHIANGLFNLPWAVLTLYLTVATLRISGVLLAAFMCATVTFTLFTAANFMQSPGVFQWAGGFGFLTALIAWYASFAALINGTWGRHLVPTFPDPGKRLAHLAHHKSRPHSITASAGEKEAGDEYSGYRR